The following proteins are encoded in a genomic region of Cataglyphis hispanica isolate Lineage 1 chromosome 1, ULB_Chis1_1.0, whole genome shotgun sequence:
- the LOC126858924 gene encoding LOW QUALITY PROTEIN: endocuticle structural glycoprotein SgAbd-4-like (The sequence of the model RefSeq protein was modified relative to this genomic sequence to represent the inferred CDS: substituted 1 base at 1 genomic stop codon), which yields MCILLVTWXPSVRQTNGGVGDALRGIYMTSAAGLDKHLPISDYCCRMYTSLVILVALSAYAAAAPADDVIPIVSQSQEGPNPDGSYKWSYEAGNGIKAQEEGHLEDAGSENEAMKAEGRFSYSSDDGQPISLTYTADKNGFQPVGAHLPTTPEIPPLIQKALEWIAAHPSKDDENQV from the exons ATGTGCATCCTACTCGTGACATGGTGACCATCGGTGCGTCAAACCAACGGTGGTGTTGGTGATGCCTTGAGGGGTATATATATGACGAGCGCTGCGGGGCTTGATAAACACTTGCCCATCAGCGATTACTGCTGCAGGATGTATACGTCATTG GTAATTTTGGTCGCGTTGTCAGCGTACGCCGCAGCAGCACCCGCTGACGACGTGATACCAATTGTCAGTCAGAGCCAAGAAGGTCCCAATCCGGATGGATCCTACAAGTGGAGTTACGAGGCCGGAAACGGTATCAAGGCCCAGGAGGAAGGTCACTTGGAGGACGCCGGTTCCGAGAACGAGGCGATGAAGGCGGAGGGCCGCTTCAGTTATTCTAGCGACGACGGTCAGCCGATTTCCCTGACATACACGGCCGACAAAAATGGCTTCCAGCCGGTGGGTGCTCATCTACCCACCACACCGGAAATCCCGCCACTGATACAGAAGGCACTCGAGTGGATCGCGGCTCATCCGTCCAAGGATGATGAGAACCAGGTGTAA